One genomic segment of Stenotrophomonas sp. 704A1 includes these proteins:
- a CDS encoding helix-turn-helix transcriptional regulator, whose protein sequence is MMRSESERKELGGFLKACRARVDPATLGLPAGRRRTPGLKREEVALAIGVSVSWYTWIEQGREVRASPEVLERLAQVLRMSDDERAYAFALSGYGVPLESPDETVTEGLRQLVDAMQPIPAYVRNTRYDILAWNPAIAELFVDYRQLAPHERNTLRLMFLYPPYRTLILNWEEMTRGLLAGFRAAMAQAPDKTPFLALAEDISAHSEEFRRWWPEHDVRRFDEGAKKLNHPTRGLLDLQYVALVPESRHDLSLVTYLPRK, encoded by the coding sequence ATGATGCGCAGCGAAAGTGAACGCAAGGAACTGGGCGGCTTCCTGAAAGCCTGCCGCGCCCGTGTCGACCCTGCAACGCTCGGCCTTCCGGCCGGGCGCCGGCGTACCCCGGGCCTGAAGCGGGAAGAAGTCGCGCTGGCGATCGGGGTCAGCGTCAGCTGGTATACCTGGATCGAGCAGGGCCGCGAAGTGCGCGCCTCGCCCGAAGTGCTGGAGCGCCTGGCGCAGGTGCTGCGCATGAGCGACGACGAGCGCGCGTATGCGTTCGCGTTGTCCGGCTACGGGGTGCCGCTGGAGTCTCCCGACGAGACGGTCACCGAGGGGTTGCGCCAGCTGGTCGACGCGATGCAGCCGATCCCGGCGTACGTGCGCAATACCCGCTACGACATCCTGGCCTGGAACCCGGCCATTGCCGAGCTGTTCGTGGACTACCGCCAGCTGGCCCCGCATGAGCGCAACACGCTGCGGTTGATGTTCCTGTACCCGCCGTATCGCACCCTGATCCTCAACTGGGAAGAAATGACCCGCGGCCTGCTGGCCGGCTTCCGCGCGGCGATGGCGCAGGCGCCGGACAAGACGCCGTTCCTGGCGCTGGCCGAGGATATTTCGGCGCACAGCGAGGAGTTCCGGCGGTGGTGGCCGGAGCACGACGTGCGCCGTTTCGACGAGGGCGCGAAGAAGCTGAACCATCCCACGCGCGGGTTGCTGGACCTGCAGTATGTGGCGCTGGTCCCGGAGAGCCGGCACGATCTTTCCCTGGTGACCTACCTGCCGCGGAAGTAG
- a CDS encoding NAD-dependent succinate-semialdehyde dehydrogenase, translating into MSAAPTTAISRNPATGEQIASHPFASAADLDAILARGQAGFAAWSASSLEQRADVLRAMAAVLRRDREPLAAMATAEMGKVQAESLAEIEKCAVLCDWYADNGAQFLRDEPTQVPDSKAYVSYLPLGVVLGIMPWNFPYWQVMRAAVPILMGGNGFLLKPAENIVGTAQLLDAAWRDAGLPEGTFIAANISREGTGAAIADDRIAAVTLTGSVAAGRSIAAQAGQALKKVVLELGGSDPFIVLADADLDAAVDAAVASRFQNTGQVCIAGKRIIVEDAVYDRFVAQFCQKVQALTVGDGREAGNRIGPMARQDLLEQLDAQVRASVDAGAQLLVGGHQLDRPGAFYAPTVLADVEPGMQAFDTETFGPVASISRARDADHAVELANQSEFGLSGNLWSADADRAKVLARRLQTGGVFVNGFSASDPRVPIGGVKKSGFGRELSHFGIREFVNAQTVWFDKR; encoded by the coding sequence ATGTCCGCTGCCCCCACCACCGCCATTTCCCGCAATCCGGCCACCGGCGAGCAGATCGCCAGCCATCCTTTCGCCAGCGCCGCCGACCTGGACGCCATCCTGGCCCGCGGCCAGGCCGGCTTTGCTGCCTGGAGTGCCAGCAGCCTGGAGCAGCGTGCGGACGTACTGCGTGCGATGGCCGCGGTGCTGCGCCGCGACCGCGAGCCCCTGGCGGCGATGGCCACCGCTGAGATGGGCAAGGTCCAGGCCGAATCCCTGGCCGAAATCGAGAAATGCGCCGTCCTGTGCGACTGGTACGCCGACAACGGTGCGCAGTTCCTGCGCGACGAGCCGACCCAGGTGCCCGACAGCAAGGCCTACGTGTCCTACCTGCCGCTGGGCGTGGTGCTGGGCATCATGCCGTGGAATTTCCCCTACTGGCAGGTGATGCGCGCGGCGGTGCCGATCCTGATGGGTGGCAACGGCTTCCTGTTGAAGCCGGCCGAGAACATCGTCGGCACCGCGCAGCTGCTCGATGCGGCCTGGCGCGATGCCGGGCTGCCGGAAGGCACGTTCATCGCTGCCAACATCAGCCGTGAAGGCACCGGCGCGGCCATCGCCGATGACCGCATCGCGGCGGTGACCCTGACCGGCAGCGTGGCGGCCGGCCGCAGCATCGCCGCCCAGGCCGGGCAGGCACTGAAGAAGGTGGTGCTGGAACTGGGCGGCTCGGATCCGTTCATCGTGCTGGCCGATGCCGACCTGGACGCCGCCGTCGATGCGGCCGTGGCCTCGCGCTTCCAGAACACCGGGCAGGTCTGCATCGCCGGCAAGCGCATCATCGTCGAGGACGCGGTGTACGACCGCTTCGTGGCGCAGTTCTGCCAGAAGGTGCAGGCGCTGACCGTGGGTGATGGCCGCGAAGCGGGCAACCGGATCGGCCCGATGGCGCGCCAGGACCTGCTGGAGCAGCTGGATGCGCAGGTACGCGCCTCGGTCGACGCGGGTGCGCAGCTGCTGGTCGGCGGTCATCAGCTGGACCGCCCGGGCGCGTTCTACGCGCCTACCGTGCTGGCCGACGTGGAGCCGGGCATGCAGGCGTTCGATACCGAGACCTTCGGCCCGGTGGCGTCGATCAGCCGCGCCCGCGATGCCGACCACGCGGTGGAACTGGCCAACCAGAGCGAGTTCGGGCTCAGTGGCAACCTGTGGAGTGCCGACGCTGACCGCGCGAAGGTGCTGGCGCGGCGCCTGCAGACCGGCGGCGTGTTCGTCAACGGTTTCTCCGCCTCCGATCCGCGCGTGCCGATCGGCGGGGTGAAGAAGAGCGGCTTCGGCCGTGAGCTTTCGCACTTCGGCATCCGTGAATTCGTCAACGCGCAGACCGTGTGGTTCGACAAGCGTTGA
- a CDS encoding acetolactate synthase large subunit: MSKGSDLLVAALENEGVERIFGIPGEENLDVVESLRHSSIELVITRHEQAAVFMAATYGRLTGRPGVCLATLGPGALNFTTGAAYALLGAWPVIMITGQKGIVASKQARFQIVDIVSTMKPLTKSARQIVSARTIPTMVREAFRTALEERPGPVLLELPEDIAAMEVEGAALIPPHPVDRPIASPEALDRAAEIIRAAERPLLVIASAASRPQSSEALSAFVLRAGIPFVTTQMGKGAVAGGSGLYMGTAALSERDYVHMAIDQADVIVTIGHEVTEKPPFVMRPGGRTVIHIGYSQAAVEQVYFPQVEVIGDIGRSLTLLGDRIEGRVAHADALLPLRATILDHIGARAEEAAFTPQRLVHDVRQVMPPDGIVALDNGMYKIWFARNYRTQVANTLLLDNALATMGAGLPSAIMASILYPQRRVLAVCGDGGFMMNSQELETARRLGLNLVVLILNDGAYGMIRWKQAVDGFADYGMTFSNPDFVKYAEAYGCRGHEVTAIEQFIPTLDAAFSEGGVHLVSVPIDYSENQRVLVDELRQAFPGNG, encoded by the coding sequence ATGTCCAAGGGTTCAGACCTGCTCGTCGCCGCACTTGAGAACGAAGGTGTCGAGCGTATTTTCGGCATCCCCGGTGAGGAGAACCTCGACGTCGTCGAGTCGCTCCGCCATTCGAGCATCGAACTTGTCATCACCCGCCACGAACAGGCAGCGGTGTTCATGGCCGCCACCTATGGTCGTCTGACCGGCAGGCCGGGGGTGTGCCTGGCCACGCTTGGCCCGGGCGCGCTCAACTTCACCACCGGCGCGGCGTACGCGCTGCTGGGGGCGTGGCCGGTGATCATGATCACCGGGCAGAAGGGCATCGTGGCCAGCAAGCAGGCCCGGTTCCAGATCGTCGACATCGTCAGCACCATGAAACCGTTGACCAAGTCGGCGCGGCAGATCGTTTCGGCGCGGACCATTCCGACCATGGTCCGCGAGGCCTTCCGCACCGCGCTGGAAGAGCGTCCCGGCCCGGTGCTGCTGGAGCTGCCGGAGGACATCGCAGCGATGGAGGTCGAAGGCGCAGCATTGATTCCGCCGCACCCGGTGGATCGGCCGATCGCCAGTCCGGAAGCGCTGGACCGTGCCGCAGAGATCATCCGCGCGGCCGAGCGGCCGTTGCTGGTGATCGCCTCGGCCGCCTCGCGGCCGCAGTCCAGCGAGGCGCTGTCGGCCTTCGTGCTGCGCGCCGGCATTCCGTTCGTCACCACGCAGATGGGCAAGGGTGCCGTGGCCGGTGGCTCGGGCCTGTACATGGGCACGGCGGCGTTGAGCGAGCGCGACTACGTGCACATGGCCATCGACCAGGCCGACGTGATCGTGACCATCGGCCACGAAGTGACCGAGAAGCCGCCGTTCGTGATGCGCCCGGGCGGCCGCACCGTCATCCATATCGGCTACTCGCAGGCGGCGGTGGAGCAGGTGTACTTCCCGCAGGTGGAAGTGATCGGCGATATCGGCCGGTCACTGACCCTGCTCGGCGATCGCATCGAGGGCAGGGTGGCCCATGCCGATGCGCTGCTGCCGCTGCGCGCGACCATCCTCGACCACATCGGCGCACGCGCCGAAGAGGCGGCATTCACGCCGCAGCGGCTGGTGCACGACGTGCGCCAGGTGATGCCCCCGGACGGCATCGTGGCGCTGGACAACGGCATGTACAAGATCTGGTTCGCGCGCAACTACCGCACCCAGGTGGCCAACACCCTGCTGCTGGACAACGCGCTGGCGACGATGGGCGCGGGCCTGCCATCGGCGATCATGGCCTCGATCCTGTACCCGCAGCGGCGGGTGCTGGCAGTGTGCGGCGATGGTGGCTTCATGATGAACAGCCAGGAGCTGGAGACCGCGCGGCGCCTGGGCCTGAACCTGGTGGTGCTGATCCTCAATGACGGCGCCTACGGCATGATCCGCTGGAAGCAGGCGGTGGATGGCTTCGCCGACTACGGCATGACCTTCAGCAATCCGGATTTCGTGAAGTATGCCGAGGCCTATGGCTGCAGGGGCCATGAAGTGACCGCCATCGAGCAGTTCATCCCGACCCTGGACGCGGCCTTCAGCGAGGGCGGGGTGCATCTGGTGTCGGTGCCGATCGACTATTCGGAGAACCAGCGGGTGCTGGTGGACGAACTGCGCCAGGCATTCCCCGGGAACGGATAG
- the lysS gene encoding lysine--tRNA ligase codes for MSEATDTPPVDENKLIAERREKLKALRGQGIAYPNDFRREDFAGRLQEEFADAETWTAEALEGNGRRVKMAGRLMAKRIMGKASFAQIQDESGRIQLFLQGTALGDAYAAFKGWDVGDIIAVEGGLTRTKTGELSVKAESIRLLTKSLRPLPDKWHGLADVEQRYRQRYVDLIVTPESRAVFIKRSKIIRAMRAWLDNRDFLEVETPMMHYIPGGAAAKPFTTHHNALDLDLYLRVAPELYLKRLTVGGLERVYEINRNFRNEGVSTRHNPEFTMMELYEAYATYNEIMDLTEGVIRDVAQTVNGGTEVEWDGAKIDLGPAFRRWRMDEAVRHHNPEISAADCTDREALLRHCERLKIRVKPSYGWGKLLLEIFEATVEHTLIQPTFITDHPVEVSPLARANDNDPGYTDRFELFINGKELANGFSELNDPEDQAQRFQAQVAAKEGGDDEAMHYDADYIRALEYGMAPTGGLGIGVDRLVMLLTGSSSIRDVLLFPYMRPEQ; via the coding sequence ATGAGCGAAGCTACCGATACCCCCCCCGTCGACGAGAACAAGTTGATCGCCGAGCGCCGCGAAAAACTCAAAGCGCTGCGCGGGCAGGGGATCGCGTATCCGAACGACTTCCGTCGCGAGGACTTCGCCGGCCGCCTGCAGGAAGAATTCGCCGACGCTGAAACCTGGACCGCCGAGGCCCTGGAAGGCAACGGACGCCGGGTGAAGATGGCCGGCCGGCTGATGGCCAAGCGCATCATGGGCAAGGCCAGCTTCGCCCAGATCCAGGACGAATCGGGCCGCATCCAGCTGTTCCTGCAGGGCACCGCGCTGGGTGATGCCTACGCCGCCTTCAAGGGCTGGGACGTGGGCGACATCATCGCCGTGGAAGGCGGCCTGACCCGTACCAAGACCGGCGAACTGTCGGTCAAGGCCGAGTCGATCCGCCTGCTGACCAAGTCGCTGCGCCCGCTGCCGGACAAGTGGCATGGCCTGGCCGATGTCGAGCAGCGGTACCGCCAGCGTTACGTCGACCTGATCGTGACCCCGGAATCGCGCGCGGTCTTCATCAAGCGCTCCAAGATCATCCGTGCGATGCGTGCGTGGCTGGACAACCGCGACTTCCTCGAAGTCGAAACGCCGATGATGCATTACATCCCCGGCGGTGCGGCGGCCAAGCCGTTCACCACCCACCACAATGCGCTGGATCTGGACCTGTACCTGCGCGTGGCGCCGGAGCTGTACCTCAAGCGCCTGACCGTGGGTGGCCTGGAGCGCGTCTACGAGATCAACCGCAACTTCCGCAACGAAGGCGTCAGCACCCGCCACAATCCGGAGTTCACCATGATGGAGCTGTACGAGGCCTATGCCACGTACAACGAGATCATGGACCTGACCGAAGGCGTGATCCGCGATGTCGCGCAGACCGTCAACGGCGGCACCGAAGTGGAGTGGGACGGCGCGAAGATCGACCTGGGCCCGGCGTTCCGCCGCTGGCGCATGGACGAGGCCGTGCGCCACCACAACCCGGAGATCTCCGCGGCCGACTGCACCGACCGCGAGGCGCTGCTGCGCCATTGCGAGCGCCTGAAGATCCGCGTCAAGCCGTCCTACGGCTGGGGCAAGCTGCTGCTGGAGATCTTCGAAGCCACCGTCGAGCACACCCTGATCCAGCCGACCTTCATCACCGACCATCCGGTGGAGGTCTCGCCACTGGCCCGCGCCAACGACAACGATCCGGGTTACACCGACCGCTTCGAGCTGTTCATCAACGGCAAGGAACTGGCCAATGGCTTCTCCGAGTTGAACGACCCGGAAGACCAGGCGCAGCGCTTCCAGGCCCAGGTGGCGGCGAAGGAAGGCGGCGACGACGAGGCCATGCACTACGACGCCGACTATATCCGTGCGCTGGAGTACGGCATGGCACCGACCGGCGGCCTCGGCATCGGCGTGGACCGCCTGGTGATGCTGCTGACCGGCAGCAGCTCGATCCGCGATGTGCTGCTGTTCCCGTACATGCGCCCGGAGCAGTAA
- a CDS encoding response regulator — MQGASVHSGGVSSPAESPAWSRNQAESALNIVIVDDQTSARTMLRHVIEDIAPELSVRDFGDPLTALAWCESYPVDLLLLDYRMPEMDGLEFARRFRRLPKHRDIPVILITVVGDEPIRQAALEAGVIDFLVKPIRPRELRARCYNLLQLRQQTENVKQRALSLEQRLLASMHEVEERERETLSRLARAIEFRDAGTSAYLERMARVAGLIAEQLGLPEEDVKLIEMAAPLHDMGKIAIPDAVLLKQGKLNDEELAIMRRHPRIGHELLSGSQNRFIQVGALIALRHHERYDGSGYPDGLVGDAIPLEARIVAVADVFDALISPRPYKEAWTMEATLAYLYAQRGRLFDPRCVDALLRGRESLEQICAEHSTASARPGLGA; from the coding sequence ATGCAGGGTGCCAGCGTGCACAGCGGCGGGGTATCCTCGCCGGCTGAGAGTCCAGCGTGGTCGAGAAACCAGGCAGAGAGCGCCTTGAACATCGTCATCGTCGATGACCAGACATCCGCACGAACGATGCTGCGCCACGTCATTGAAGACATCGCGCCGGAACTGAGCGTGCGTGACTTCGGTGACCCGTTGACCGCACTGGCATGGTGCGAGTCCTATCCGGTCGATCTGCTGCTGCTCGATTACCGCATGCCGGAGATGGACGGGCTGGAATTCGCCCGCCGCTTCCGCCGGCTGCCCAAGCATCGCGACATTCCGGTGATCCTGATCACCGTGGTCGGGGATGAACCGATCCGCCAGGCCGCGCTGGAAGCGGGCGTGATCGATTTCCTGGTCAAGCCGATCCGTCCGCGCGAACTGCGTGCGCGCTGCTACAACCTGCTGCAGCTGCGCCAGCAGACCGAGAACGTGAAGCAGCGTGCGCTGTCGCTGGAGCAGCGGCTGCTGGCCAGCATGCACGAAGTGGAAGAGCGCGAACGCGAAACGCTTTCGCGGCTGGCCCGGGCAATCGAGTTCCGTGATGCCGGCACCAGCGCCTACCTGGAACGCATGGCGCGGGTGGCCGGGCTGATCGCCGAGCAGCTGGGACTGCCGGAAGAGGACGTCAAGCTGATCGAGATGGCCGCGCCCCTGCATGACATGGGCAAGATCGCCATTCCCGACGCCGTGCTGCTCAAGCAGGGCAAGCTCAACGACGAAGAGCTGGCGATCATGCGCCGCCATCCGCGGATCGGCCATGAGCTGCTCAGTGGCAGCCAGAACCGGTTCATCCAGGTCGGTGCGCTGATCGCCCTGCGTCACCATGAGCGCTATGACGGCAGTGGCTATCCCGATGGCCTGGTGGGCGACGCCATTCCGCTGGAAGCCCGGATCGTGGCGGTCGCCGACGTCTTCGATGCGTTGATCTCGCCACGGCCGTACAAGGAAGCGTGGACGATGGAAGCCACCCTGGCCTATCTGTATGCACAGCGCGGGCGCCTGTTCGATCCGCGCTGCGTGGACGCACTGCTGCGTGGACGCGAGTCGCTGGAACAGATCTGCGCCGAGCACTCCACTGCATCGGCGCGGCCGGGGCTGGGCGCGTGA
- a CDS encoding response regulator — MKRLLSRLRLRLSQRQDSEHGQQIVRIVLISLILGYVLLPSARHDLPHTQYVGVLAIVLTGLSLSLLLFGWLLWRPGRSDPRRVLGMLADYGLIAAGMIQMGEPLSWVYIVVMWVTVGNGMRFGNHYLYVAVAMAMVSFGTTALLTPYWQQNARLAIGLWLGLAAVPLYFSTLLRQLTEAMAEARRASEAKSRFLANMSHEFRTPLNGLNGMTEVLATTRLDDEQRECVNTIQASSRSLLALVEEVLDISAIEAGKLRVVAEDFVVSEVIQAIGLILLPQAKAKRLDYRVKVAETVPHTLRGDVGHLRQILLNLAGNAVKFTDHGRVEIRVGVVHADTQGGVRLRFDILDTGIGVPAAMRPRLFEAFEQADVSMARRHEGTGLGTTIAKGLVEAMDGEIGYLDNPPQGSHFWVELPFAPPQPVVPGAVPTLAAGEEASAGGNVIAFADPFLRHRARVRSMQILVADDHEANRMVLQRLLQKAGHKVLCVDGGEAVLDALAESEFDDAIVDLHMPGMSGLDMLKELRVMQAGGGPRTPVLVLSADVTPEAIQRCTQAGAHAFLAKPVVAVRLLDTLAEIANNAQLKVSAPPIVRTSTQLDGVLDTSVLDELASLGMGEGFEREFIRQCLDDAESCLRRAEADGEAARWGAFREQSHAIKGVASNLGLVRASNRAGELMRMADWQLKAEWRQRLAVLQGAIKEGRQALDARAERKARGTADDGEMR; from the coding sequence GTGAAACGCCTGTTGTCGCGCCTGCGACTGCGCCTGTCCCAGCGCCAGGACAGCGAGCATGGCCAGCAGATCGTCCGCATCGTCCTGATCAGCCTGATCCTGGGCTACGTGCTGCTGCCGTCGGCACGCCACGATCTGCCGCACACGCAGTACGTGGGCGTGCTGGCGATCGTGCTGACCGGACTGAGCCTGTCGCTGCTGCTGTTCGGCTGGCTGCTGTGGCGGCCCGGCCGCTCCGATCCCCGGCGCGTGCTGGGCATGCTGGCCGACTACGGCCTGATCGCGGCCGGCATGATCCAGATGGGCGAGCCGCTGTCGTGGGTCTATATCGTGGTCATGTGGGTGACCGTCGGCAACGGCATGCGCTTCGGCAACCACTACCTGTATGTCGCGGTGGCGATGGCGATGGTCAGCTTCGGCACTACCGCACTGCTGACGCCGTACTGGCAGCAGAACGCGCGGTTGGCGATCGGCCTGTGGCTTGGCCTGGCGGCCGTACCCCTGTATTTTTCCACACTGCTGCGGCAGTTGACCGAAGCAATGGCCGAGGCGCGGCGCGCCAGTGAAGCCAAGAGCCGATTCCTGGCCAACATGAGCCATGAATTCCGCACCCCACTCAATGGATTGAATGGCATGACAGAAGTTCTGGCCACCACGCGGCTCGATGACGAGCAGCGCGAGTGCGTGAATACCATCCAGGCGTCCTCGCGCAGCCTGCTGGCGCTGGTCGAGGAGGTGCTGGACATCTCGGCGATCGAAGCCGGCAAGCTGCGCGTGGTCGCCGAGGATTTCGTGGTGTCCGAGGTGATCCAGGCGATCGGCCTGATCCTGTTGCCGCAGGCCAAGGCCAAGCGGTTGGATTACCGGGTGAAGGTGGCCGAGACCGTGCCGCACACGCTGCGTGGCGACGTGGGCCACCTGCGCCAGATCCTGCTGAACCTGGCCGGCAATGCGGTCAAGTTCACCGACCACGGCCGCGTCGAGATCCGCGTCGGTGTGGTCCACGCCGATACCCAGGGGGGCGTGCGCCTGCGCTTTGACATTCTCGATACCGGCATCGGCGTTCCGGCGGCGATGCGCCCGCGCCTGTTCGAGGCCTTCGAGCAGGCCGACGTGAGCATGGCCCGCCGCCATGAAGGTACCGGCCTGGGCACCACCATCGCCAAGGGCCTGGTCGAGGCGATGGACGGCGAGATCGGTTACCTGGACAACCCGCCGCAGGGCAGCCACTTCTGGGTGGAGTTGCCATTCGCGCCGCCGCAGCCGGTGGTGCCTGGAGCGGTGCCGACCCTGGCCGCGGGCGAGGAGGCCAGCGCCGGCGGCAACGTCATCGCCTTCGCCGATCCGTTCCTGCGCCATCGCGCGCGGGTGCGCAGCATGCAGATCCTGGTGGCCGACGACCACGAGGCCAACCGCATGGTGCTGCAGCGCCTGCTGCAGAAGGCCGGCCACAAGGTGCTGTGCGTCGATGGTGGCGAAGCGGTGCTCGATGCCCTGGCCGAGAGCGAGTTCGATGACGCCATCGTCGACCTGCACATGCCGGGCATGAGTGGCCTGGACATGCTGAAGGAACTGCGGGTGATGCAGGCCGGTGGCGGTCCGCGCACGCCGGTGCTGGTGCTCAGCGCCGATGTCACCCCCGAAGCGATCCAGCGCTGCACCCAGGCCGGCGCCCATGCGTTCCTGGCCAAGCCGGTGGTCGCCGTGCGCCTGCTCGATACCCTGGCCGAGATCGCCAACAACGCCCAGCTCAAGGTCAGTGCGCCGCCGATCGTGCGCACCAGCACGCAGCTCGATGGGGTGCTCGATACCAGCGTGCTGGACGAGCTGGCCTCGCTGGGCATGGGCGAGGGCTTTGAACGTGAGTTCATCCGCCAGTGCCTGGACGATGCCGAATCCTGCCTGCGCAGGGCCGAAGCCGATGGCGAGGCCGCACGCTGGGGCGCGTTCCGCGAGCAGTCGCATGCGATCAAGGGCGTGGCCAGCAATCTGGGTCTGGTACGCGCCTCCAACCGGGCCGGCGAGCTGATGCGGATGGCCGACTGGCAGCTCAAGGCCGAGTGGCGGCAGCGCCTGGCAGTGCTGCAGGGCGCGATCAAGGAAGGCCGGCAGGCGCTGGACGCGCGCGCCGAGCGCAAGGCCCGGGGTACCGCCGACGACGGCGAGATGCGCTGA
- a CDS encoding crotonase/enoyl-CoA hydratase family protein: protein MSTIEKLPSSGSPYATIRTEDSAEGAAHWLFMHADAATGVRPCCRKDMLDEMWSYMSAITRGPAQRHSGQLRHFVLASDAAAYNLGGDLDLFTRLIREGNRDLLLNYAQRCVEGVHHLHTGFGGDVRSIALIQGDALGGGLEMALACHTIVAEEGCGMGLPEVLFGLFPGMGAYSFLCRRVSPQLAEKIILDGRIYSAEEMHAMGVVDVLVRKGEGRAAVDEMIRQQQRLPQSYLAMNAARNLAQAVSYDELLEITKVWVDSALALGDRSLRTMDRLIKAQTRRANLDVA from the coding sequence ATGAGTACCATCGAAAAGCTGCCCAGCAGCGGTTCGCCCTATGCCACCATCCGCACCGAGGACAGCGCCGAAGGCGCCGCCCATTGGCTGTTCATGCACGCCGACGCCGCCACCGGGGTACGCCCCTGCTGCCGCAAGGACATGCTGGACGAGATGTGGAGCTACATGAGTGCCATCACCCGCGGCCCGGCCCAGCGCCACAGCGGGCAGCTGCGCCATTTCGTGCTGGCCTCCGACGCCGCCGCCTACAACCTGGGCGGTGACCTGGACCTGTTCACCCGGCTGATCCGCGAGGGCAACCGCGATCTTCTGCTCAACTACGCCCAGCGCTGCGTGGAGGGCGTGCACCACCTGCACACCGGCTTCGGTGGCGACGTCCGCTCGATCGCGCTGATCCAGGGCGACGCACTGGGCGGTGGCCTGGAAATGGCCCTGGCCTGCCATACCATCGTGGCCGAGGAAGGCTGCGGCATGGGCCTGCCGGAAGTGCTGTTCGGCCTGTTCCCGGGCATGGGTGCCTACTCGTTCCTGTGCCGGCGGGTGTCACCGCAGCTGGCCGAGAAGATCATCCTGGACGGCCGCATCTACAGTGCCGAGGAGATGCACGCGATGGGCGTGGTCGACGTGCTGGTGCGCAAAGGCGAAGGCCGCGCGGCGGTCGACGAGATGATCCGCCAGCAGCAGCGCCTGCCGCAGTCGTATCTGGCCATGAACGCCGCGCGCAACCTGGCCCAGGCGGTCAGCTATGACGAACTGCTGGAGATCACCAAGGTCTGGGTCGATTCCGCCCTGGCCCTGGGTGACCGTTCCCTGCGCACCATGGATCGGCTGATCAAGGCCCAGACCCGTCGTGCAAACCTCGACGTGGCCTGA